A stretch of Plasmodium chabaudi chabaudi strain AS genome assembly, chromosome: 14 DNA encodes these proteins:
- a CDS encoding CCR4-NOT transcription complex subunit 4, putative has translation MRRGGSDKRFIRRTFNRPYYYKKSGKAEEWNSTSSKKIKNPSNNSSNINTKAEGDEVDFDDDEGEEDGEQTNATEINDHPPENTKNTKRNDTSSSNNKIAKKKSIANEKDAQTSTGENNNNVICPLCVEQLDETDRNFFPCDCGYQICLWCLYYIRDHMSNKCPACRRSYDEKNFIYNRETHEKLLKKTKNQHKNKGENNTNTATTTTNNNTSNSNNNSGSGASSTSIFTKNDLYKNSNIYNIHEYDGILEVIKDIRVVQRNLVFVIGITENYAKKNILKKNEHFGKYGQISNIIINKSQAFNPQYNGPSFSAYITYSNEKEAINAIYFIDGMTLDNKTLKASFGTTKYCSSFLKNYSCVNEDCFYLHELGNVIDSFSKEDIHGPKHIYHDLLYHYFKKLPDGNKKGDNVAVVNLLSNTTKVTKLPEQQEENKNMNAPIQNVATSTPTNYITAVNPDIVGKNDTTSDVTKNNKLITSHNENAISTEFKTKNLENSKEFVNKNNEDLKNNLKLKQTNENNNVEEKQRTKWNSEENFSNVIKNMKDNLTQNIEEDKTHDQISKTNKKNKKTKSEDVLTTYLEKGDKKNIEISNDGDNNKVGIQWKEKNYLNSLQSNPTLDDSNKNAQKNASEDDDPYYRDDMSENYPLIVDAAKEKKKKKKKKKTDKKKTAEQEQTNQEESATKKVEQETDVNEKESKKKKKKGTSTIPEPEPETKADGNNKIISNAIPNTIPNEAIDNQNREPPKKTTEIKKDDENVEKIEGTEKKQEEEKKKSTKSSFKIGNIFNVFFDKSKKDGSKKKNDKKGTTTIENPDKTSSLNTEINKKTPPPIELNENTIPSHKKVEEQTLKEDVKKDKNVNEVDKVTKEVENVDGKTDKQGKKKQDDTKNKLNKKKDPQKEISESKEDLSKKTKQNKENTEVLEIGIEIGNQKNKESFEKREDELYEGQNDDTFYNQDNKNDKDKKTKNVNNKKNNDNIIAEQIMHMEEIIKMKNKNPKMEYKQIVVEYFKNIYKGKGDKEKKQNININKFCNAINYYITENKLPDILKGIDKDIIHTSNNDNLGSSANISSNDFVTVHPENKDANNCVMTLQSNIELPNNVDKENDQKNDDENIENKKETEGDKIVKKKKTSKKNILQKEIEDDIMDIIKDIMIHRLQVKDKNSSMSNVTAATTTTSNNNSSSKNKKKNKKKIKNDEKAMIEQMNLFNEFYEDNVLFNDLKVFVKDLCIAKNKAIKNDGMDDDTIYLIQGEEKWKNKTKDKAYNDYLLYANDDNLFLKPYKGIMEYIFKKEINTTTSNNSYTNLPEEIPHTNNNEYTTDDMFDIYKELILSKNTNLHTANDIIFDKMFNEEINLVQQLCKGDYYSQNQGDKIASSNKKGDNSHIYKLNNYEKQSKNLPLNYAPNLWVNFNKSFYTNEMNEKVNLSA, from the coding sequence ATGAGAAGAGGCGGAAGCGATAAACGGTTTATAAGAAGAACCTTTAATAGGCCCTACTACTATAAGAAAAGTGGGAAAGCCGAAGAATGGAATAGTACTagtagtaaaaaaataaaaaatcctagtaataatagcagtaatataaatactaaAGCAGAAGGTGATGAAGTAGATTTTGATGATGATGAAGGAGAGGAAGATGGGGAACAAACTAATGCAACTGAAATAAATGATCATCCTCCTGAAAATactaaaaatacaaaaagaaatgatACATCGagtagtaataataaaatagcaaaaaaaaaaagtattgcaaatgaaaaagatgcACAAACAAGTACCggagaaaataataataatgtaattTGTCCTTTATGTGTTGAGCAACTTGATGAAACTGATcgaaatttttttccatgTGATTGTGGGTAtcaaatatgtttatgGTGCTTGTATTATATACGAGATCATATGAGTAATAAGTGCCCTGCATGTAGAAGAAGctatgatgaaaaaaattttatatataatagagAAACccatgaaaaattattgaaaaaaacgaaaaatcaacataaaaataaaggtgAAAATAATACCAATACTGCTACTACTACTACTAACAACAACACCAGCAATAGTAACAACAATAGTGGTAGTGGAGCATCAAGCACATCAATATTCACcaaaaatgatttatataaaaattcaaatatttataatatacatgaATATGATGGTATATTAGAAGTAATTAAAGATATAAGAGTAGTTCAAAGAAATTTAGTTTTTGTTATTGGAATTACAGAAaattatgcaaaaaaaaatatattaaaaaaaaatgaacattttggaaaatatgggcaaatatcaaatataattattaacaaGTCACAAGCATTTAATCCGCAATATAATGGTCCATCATTTAgtgcatatataacatatagtaatgaaaaagaagcTATTAAtgctatttattttattgatgGTATGACATtagataataaaacattaaaaGCCTCATTTGGAACAACAAAATATTGTTCttcctttttaaaaaattattcgtGTGTAAATGAagattgtttttatttacatgaGCTTGGTAATGTAATCGATAGTTTTTCTAAAGAAGATATACATGGCcctaaacatatatatcatgatttattatatcattattttaaaaaattaccagatggtaataaaaaaggcgATAATGTTGCTgttgtaaatttattaagtAATACAACAAAAGTGACCAAATTACCTGAACAgcaagaagaaaataaaaatatgaatgcaCCGATACAAAATGTGGCTACCTCGACACCCACTAATTATATTACTGCTGTAAATCCAGATATAGTAGGAAAAAATGATACAACTAGTGAcgtaacaaaaaataataaactaaTTACATCTCATAATGAAAATGCAATATCCACTGAATTTAAAActaaaaatttagaaaacTCTAAAGAATtcgttaataaaaataacgaagatttaaaaaataatttgaaattaaaacaaacaaatgaaaataataatgttgaAGAAAAACAACGAACAAAATGGAACTCAGAagaaaatttttcaaatgttattaaaaatatgaaagatAACCTTACACAAAATATTGAAGAAGATAAAACACATGACCAGATATCAAaaactaataaaaaaaataaaaaaacaaaaagcgAGGATGTTTTAACTACCTATTTAGAAAAAGgcgataaaaaaaacatcgAAATTTCCAATGATGGTGATAATAACAAAGTAGGGATACAATGGaaagagaaaaattatttaaattctCTTCAAAGTAATCCAACTTTGGAtgatagtaataaaaacGCTCAAAAAAATGCTAGTGAAGATGATGATCCGTATTACCGTGATGACATGTCCGAAAATTATCCTCTTATAGTGGATGCcgcaaaagaaaaaaaaaaaaaaaaaaaaaaaaaaaaaacagataaaaaaaaaaccgCTGAACAGGAACAAACAAATCAGGAAGAAAGTGCAACTAAAAAAGTAGAACAAGAAACAGatgtaaatgaaaaagaatctaaaaaaaagaaaaaaaaaggcaCAAGTACTATACCCGAACCTGAACCTGAGACTAAAGCAGatggtaataataaaattatttctaaCGCTATTCCTAATACAATTCCAAATGAAGCTATAGATAATCAAAATCGTGAACCCCCCAAAAAAACAacagaaataaaaaaggatgatgaaaatgttgaaaaaatagaaggaactgaaaaaaaacaagaagaggagaaaaagaaaagtaCAAAAAGTTCCTTTAAAATAgggaatatatttaatgttttttttgataaaagtaaaaaagatggatctaaaaaaaagaatgacAAAAAAGGTACTACTACAATTGAAAACCCTGATAAAACAAGTTCTCTAAACactgaaataaataaaaaaacaccTCCTCCCAttgaattaaatgaaaatactaTTCCTAGTCATAAGAAGGTGGAAGAACAAACTTTAAAAGAGgatgtaaaaaaagataaaaatgtgaatGAAGTAGATAAAGTAACAAAGGAGGTTGAAAATGTTGATGGTAAAACTGATAAACaaggtaaaaaaaaacaagatGATAccaaaaacaaattaaataaaaaaaaagatccacaaaaagaaataagTGAAAGTAAAGAAGATTTgtcaaaaaaaacgaaacaaaataaagaaaatacagAAGTTTTAGAAATAGGAATCGAAATCGgtaatcaaaaaaataaagagtcgtttgaaaaaagagaagatgaattatatgaaggacaaaatgatgatactttttataatcaagacaataaaaatgataaagataagaaaacaaaaaatgtaaataataaaaagaacaACGATAATATTATAGCTGAACAAATAATGCATATGgaagaaattataaaaatgaaaaataaaaatccaaaaatggaatataaacaaatagttgtagaatattttaaaaatatttataaaggTAAGGGGgataaagaaaagaaacaaaatattaatataaataaattttgtaacgctattaattattatatcactgaaaataaattacctgatatattaaaaggaatagataaagatataatacatacaagtaataatgataatttagGTAGCAGCGCAAATATAAGTAGCAATGATTTTGTTACGGTGCATCCTGAAAATAAGGATGCAAATAATTGTGTTATGACATTACAATCTAATATAGAATTGCCTAATAATGtagataaagaaaatgatcaaaaaaatgatgatgaaaacatagagaataaaaaagaaacggAAGGTgataaaatagtaaaaaaaaaaaaaacaagcaaaaaaaatattttacaaaaagaaatagaAGATGATATTATGgatattataaaagatataatgATCCATAGATTACAAGtgaaagataaaaatagtagcATGAGCAATGTTACTGCTGCTACTACTACTactagtaataataatagtagcagtaaaaataaaaagaaaaataaaaaaaaaataaaaaatgatgagaAAGCTATGATTGAACAAATGAATTTATTCAATGAATTTTATGAAGATAATGTACTTTTTAACGATTTAAAAGTTTTTGTAAAAGATTTATGCATTGCCAAAAATAaagctataaaaaatgatggtATGGATGATGatactatttatttaatacaaGGGGaagaaaaatggaaaaacaaaacaaagGACAAAGCATACAacgattatttattatatgcaaatGATGATAACCTTTTTTTGAAACCTTACAAAGGAATAatggaatatatttttaaaaaagaaataaacaCAACAACGAGTAATAATAGTTATACAAATCTTCCTGAAGAAATTCCAcacacaaataataatgaatacaCTACAGATGATAtgtttgatatatataaagaattaattctttcaaaaaatacaaatttgcACACAGctaatgatataatatttgataaaatgtttaatgAAGAAATTAATTTAGTACAACAATTATGTAAAGGAGATTATTATAGCCAAAATCAAGGAGATAAAATAGCTAgctcaaataaaaaaggagaCAACAGtcatatatacaaacttaataattatgaaaaacaaTCAAAAAATTTGCCCTTAAATTATGCCCCTAATCTTTGggtaaattttaataaatcattttatACTAATGAAATGAATGAGAAGGTTAATTTGAGTGCATAG